A single region of the Paludibacter jiangxiensis genome encodes:
- a CDS encoding DMT family transporter, giving the protein MLSQHAHRPWFNYFLLFFGVLCISWSAIFVKLAGISGFGSAFYRMAFGLVAILPLWLRFRKPVTDWHGVKIALLCGLFFACDIALWNTSIMLTKASISTLLGNMAPVWVGFGAVFILKERPGRIFWTGTVIAIFGVAIVVGLDKLAATDFSFGNFLSIAASMFYGAYLLTTRKGRNTLDTFSFTMLSMVSSTVALGVLCLFTRVPMWGFSAPTWWALAALGIVPQMLGWLAINFALAYIKPTVASVTLLSQSILTAIFSIPVLGEFMSLREMIGALIALTGIYLVNTKR; this is encoded by the coding sequence ATGCTTTCACAACACGCTCACCGTCCATGGTTCAATTATTTTCTCCTGTTTTTTGGCGTGCTTTGCATTTCGTGGTCGGCCATCTTTGTAAAACTGGCAGGAATCAGCGGTTTTGGCTCTGCATTTTACCGCATGGCTTTCGGACTGGTGGCAATCTTGCCTCTCTGGTTGCGGTTTCGTAAACCGGTAACCGACTGGCATGGAGTGAAAATCGCGTTATTGTGCGGACTCTTCTTCGCCTGCGATATTGCTTTGTGGAATACCTCCATCATGCTCACGAAAGCATCCATCTCAACGTTACTGGGTAATATGGCTCCTGTCTGGGTGGGTTTTGGAGCGGTATTTATTCTGAAAGAGCGGCCGGGGCGCATATTCTGGACCGGAACTGTCATTGCAATTTTTGGTGTGGCGATCGTCGTGGGACTGGATAAACTTGCGGCTACGGATTTCTCGTTCGGCAATTTTCTTTCCATTGCGGCCAGTATGTTTTACGGAGCCTATTTGCTGACAACGCGAAAAGGGCGTAATACGCTGGATACTTTCTCTTTTACCATGCTGTCGATGGTTTCCAGTACGGTGGCGCTCGGTGTGTTGTGTTTATTTACCCGGGTGCCTATGTGGGGCTTTTCGGCACCGACGTGGTGGGCGCTGGCAGCCTTGGGTATTGTGCCTCAAATGCTGGGTTGGCTGGCTATCAACTTTGCACTGGCCTATATCAAGCCGACAGTAGCTTCGGTGACGCTGCTAAGTCAGTCTATTTTGACAGCTATTTTCTCCATCCCGGTATTGGGTGAGTTTATGTCTCTCCGGGAAATGATCGGAGCGCTGATTGCCCTGACGGGTATTTATTTGGTAAATACAAAGAGATAA
- a CDS encoding glycoside hydrolase family 88/105 protein, producing the protein MKKLLLLTAVILFTVQTGWSQKWSVRFADSEMKRFPQAWQLDYGTRLYFGYTQGLGTLAFYKLWKATGDKKYYNYVYQWLDTIVNAQGKIHLYEPKTYNIDFINSGKTLMAMWKETKLPKFKIALDSLRGQMKTHPRTDEGVFFHKKIYQHQIWLDGLYMGDPFLAEYAVTFKEPALLDDAINQILIGAKRTYDAKTGLYYHAYDESRLQQWADKKTGHSPNFWGRSIGWFYMAVVDILDFVPKNHPKRAQLIAIAKGLADTLPKYQDKDGLWYQVVDQPTREGNYAEASASSMYMYAIAKAVNKGYIAPKYKAVALKAFNGITRKLIKTNADGTLSLTQCCAVAGLGGKPYRDGSYEYYIHEKIRDNDAKATGPFIMGCIELGK; encoded by the coding sequence ATGAAGAAACTACTATTATTGACAGCCGTCATACTGTTTACTGTGCAGACCGGTTGGTCGCAAAAATGGTCGGTACGCTTTGCCGACTCTGAAATGAAACGCTTTCCGCAAGCCTGGCAACTCGACTACGGTACCCGACTCTACTTCGGTTATACGCAAGGCCTCGGCACGTTGGCATTCTACAAACTATGGAAAGCCACCGGCGACAAGAAATACTACAATTATGTGTATCAATGGCTCGACACCATTGTGAATGCGCAAGGTAAAATTCATCTCTACGAACCGAAAACCTATAATATCGACTTCATCAATTCAGGCAAAACATTGATGGCGATGTGGAAAGAGACAAAACTACCGAAGTTCAAAATAGCACTCGACAGCCTGCGCGGACAGATGAAAACCCACCCCCGCACCGACGAAGGGGTTTTCTTCCACAAAAAAATCTACCAACACCAGATCTGGCTGGACGGACTCTACATGGGCGATCCGTTTTTAGCCGAATATGCAGTCACGTTCAAAGAGCCGGCGCTGCTTGACGACGCCATCAACCAAATTCTGATCGGAGCCAAGCGCACTTATGACGCTAAAACCGGACTCTACTACCATGCCTACGACGAAAGTCGCCTGCAGCAATGGGCCGACAAGAAAACCGGTCATTCACCTAACTTCTGGGGCAGGAGCATCGGCTGGTTCTACATGGCGGTGGTCGACATCCTCGATTTCGTGCCCAAGAATCATCCAAAGCGTGCACAGCTCATAGCAATTGCCAAAGGCTTAGCCGACACACTGCCCAAATATCAGGACAAAGACGGCCTCTGGTATCAAGTAGTGGACCAACCGACACGCGAAGGCAATTACGCCGAAGCGTCGGCCTCCAGCATGTATATGTATGCCATTGCCAAAGCGGTCAACAAAGGATATATCGCTCCGAAATACAAAGCAGTTGCTCTGAAAGCTTTCAACGGCATTACCCGCAAGCTGATCAAAACCAACGCAGATGGAACGCTCTCGCTCACGCAATGTTGCGCGGTAGCAGGATTGGGAGGAAAGCCGTATCGTGATGGAAGTTACGAATATTACATCCACGAAAAA